A region from the Solibacillus sp. FSL H8-0523 genome encodes:
- a CDS encoding PIG-L family deacetylase, with product MKKILVIAAHPDDEILGCGGVMAKHAKAGDSVYSAILAEGITSRDLERDKTIHEEDFKLLYKAAEKANQIVGVKELRLLGFPDNRMDSITLLDIVKQVEILIEEIKPDIIYTHHIGDVNIDHQMIHRAVVTATRPIPGNHFVEEVLFFETASSTEWMTPGSAAPFVPNYYVNIENTLELKLKALEAYEYEMREWPHARSIKALDYLAKWRGANVGFEAAEAFILGRKIVK from the coding sequence ATGAAAAAAATTTTAGTAATTGCAGCCCATCCAGATGATGAAATTTTAGGTTGCGGCGGAGTAATGGCGAAGCATGCTAAGGCAGGAGATTCTGTTTATTCAGCTATTTTAGCTGAAGGAATAACTAGCAGGGATTTAGAAAGAGATAAAACTATACACGAAGAAGACTTTAAGCTTTTATATAAAGCTGCTGAAAAAGCCAATCAGATTGTTGGTGTAAAAGAATTAAGATTGTTAGGCTTCCCTGATAATCGTATGGATTCTATTACGTTGCTAGATATTGTAAAACAAGTAGAAATATTAATTGAGGAAATTAAGCCTGATATAATTTATACACATCATATTGGAGATGTAAATATAGATCATCAAATGATTCATCGTGCTGTGGTTACAGCTACTAGACCTATACCAGGAAATCATTTTGTTGAGGAAGTTCTCTTTTTTGAAACTGCTTCTAGTACGGAATGGATGACGCCAGGAAGTGCTGCCCCATTTGTGCCGAATTATTATGTGAATATTGAAAATACATTAGAATTAAAATTAAAGGCATTGGAAGCATATGAATACGAAATGAGAGAATGGCCTCATGCGCGTTCAATTAAAGCATTAGATTATTTAGCGAAATGGCGTGGAGCTAATGTTGGCTTTGAAGCTGCAGAGGCGTTTATTTTAGGGCGAAAAATAGTAAAGTAA
- the pseC gene encoding UDP-4-amino-4,6-dideoxy-N-acetyl-beta-L-altrosamine transaminase: MVEFISYGRQSIDGEDIQAVVDTLRSPYLTQGPKVAEFEQAVADYVGVKYAVSFCNGTAALHGACSAAGIGEGDEVITSPITFAASANCVRYVGGTVVFADIDATTYNIDPTEIRKNITAKTKAIIPVDFTGQPVDIDEIMTIAKEHNLVVIEDGAHSLGATYKGRKVGTTADMTMFSFHPVKPVTTAEGGIIVTDNEEYYKKMLQFRSHGIEQVPYSPEKGGWYYEMTDLGYNYRMTDLQAALGVSQLKKLDTFIAKRQELAEHYNQALVNVEGIKIPQQLANTKSGWHLYMIQLEHANRKEVFNAMRAANIGVHVHYIPVYWHPYYRDLGYERGLCPVAEAWYEKALTLPLHPGITQENMNFIIEKLETTIHD; this comes from the coding sequence ATGGTAGAGTTTATTTCATATGGTCGTCAATCAATAGACGGCGAAGACATCCAAGCAGTAGTGGACACATTACGTTCGCCTTATTTAACACAAGGACCAAAAGTTGCCGAGTTTGAACAAGCTGTAGCAGATTATGTAGGGGTAAAATACGCCGTTTCATTTTGTAATGGAACTGCTGCCTTACATGGTGCTTGCTCTGCTGCTGGGATTGGTGAAGGAGACGAGGTCATTACTTCACCAATTACATTCGCAGCAAGTGCAAACTGTGTGCGATATGTAGGCGGTACAGTAGTATTTGCTGATATTGATGCAACTACGTATAATATTGATCCGACAGAAATTCGTAAAAACATTACAGCAAAAACAAAAGCAATCATTCCTGTAGATTTCACAGGCCAGCCTGTTGATATAGATGAAATTATGACGATTGCAAAAGAGCATAATTTAGTTGTTATTGAAGACGGTGCACACTCTTTAGGTGCTACATACAAAGGCCGTAAAGTTGGGACAACGGCTGATATGACAATGTTTAGCTTTCATCCAGTAAAGCCTGTGACAACAGCAGAAGGTGGCATTATTGTAACAGATAATGAGGAATATTATAAAAAGATGCTACAGTTCCGCAGTCATGGCATTGAGCAGGTACCATACTCACCTGAAAAGGGTGGCTGGTATTATGAAATGACCGACCTTGGCTACAATTATCGAATGACTGATCTACAAGCTGCTTTAGGTGTTTCACAATTGAAGAAATTAGATACATTTATTGCAAAGCGTCAGGAACTTGCTGAACACTATAACCAAGCTCTAGTGAATGTTGAAGGAATTAAAATTCCACAGCAATTAGCTAATACTAAGTCTGGTTGGCATTTATATATGATTCAGCTTGAACATGCGAATCGAAAAGAAGTATTTAATGCAATGCGTGCAGCTAATATTGGAGTACATGTGCATTACATTCCGGTTTATTGGCATCCGTATTATCGTGATTTAGGCTACGAGCGCGGATTATGTCCTGTAGCAGAGGCATGGTATGAAAAAGCGTTGACATTGCCGTTACATCCAGGGATAACACAAGAAAATATGAACTTCATTATTGAAAAATTAGAAACTACAATTCATGATTGA
- a CDS encoding flagellin, translating into MFGEQLLTLAEKITNESGGSFTEESMKPLVIHSGANSGQNIEIPLYDHRDFRLFLKDMALTPYESAMEALARVDAVIAKISDRRAEYGAISNRLGHAYNNVLSANENLTKAESQLRDTDIAKETIKLQKDQVLLQASQSMMAQINQMGQGILQLLG; encoded by the coding sequence ATGTTTGGTGAGCAGCTACTGACATTAGCCGAAAAAATCACCAATGAATCAGGTGGATCATTTACAGAAGAATCGATGAAGCCTTTAGTGATCCACTCAGGTGCCAACTCAGGACAAAATATTGAAATTCCCTTATACGACCACCGCGATTTCCGCCTGTTTTTAAAGGACATGGCACTCACACCATACGAATCCGCAATGGAAGCGTTAGCTCGTGTGGATGCCGTCATTGCCAAAATTAGTGACCGCCGTGCAGAATACGGGGCTATTTCAAATCGCTTAGGGCACGCGTATAACAACGTGCTAAGCGCTAACGAAAACTTAACAAAGGCTGAATCCCAACTACGCGATACGGATATCGCAAAGGAAACAATCAAGCTCCAAAAAGATCAAGTCTTACTACAAGCCTCCCAATCGATGATGGCGCAGATCAATCAGATGGGCCAAGGGATTTTGCAGTTATTAGGATAA